Below is a window of Haloterrigena alkaliphila DNA.
CAGATCATTCGGGCCGCAGCGCTGTCCTCCTTCCGGCGCCACGGGAGAATCGCGAACGTGTCCGGGTCGGGAACCAGACGCATGTCCGATTCCTGGATGCGGACGAAGCCCTCGATCGAGGAGCCGTCGAAGTAGATGCCCTCGGCGAACGCCTTCTCGGCCTGCCGGGCCGGGACGGAGACGTTTTTAACCGTGCCGAGAATGTCAGTAAACTGGAGACGGAGGAAATCGACGTCTTTCTCCTCGATCTCGTCTAATACAGCCTGTTCGGCTTCAGTGATGTTTCCGCTTGTCATCTTTCTCGTCGTGCTATCCAAGTAACTCTGCTACTAAAACCCTACTGCTCCAAGCAAATCTTCGGTGTGCTCCTTCAAACTGGATATTCGTAAAGTTCTAAAGGCTCCAATGAGAGGGAGGATGTGATGACGTACGAAAATCTCGATGCAAAACTAGTGAATGCACTCCTCGGCGACGGCCGGGCGAGCCTCCGGAGCCTCGCCGAGGAGCTCGACGTCTCCGTGACGACCGTCTCGAATCACCTCTCGGATCTCGAGGAACAGGGCGTGATCGACGGCTACACGCCGCGAGTCGACTACGACGCGGTCGGCTACGACGTCACGGCCGTCATCCAGTTGCAGGTCGAGGGGAACGCCCTCCCCGAGGTCACCGACACGCTCCGCGACCACCGGCAGATGATCTCGGTTTACGAGGTCACCGGCGACTACGACGTCATCGCCATCGGGAAGTTCGAAGACACCGACGGCATGAACGAGCAGATCAAGCAGTTGCTGACCGA
It encodes the following:
- the lrp gene encoding HTH-type transcriptional regulator Lrp, with amino-acid sequence MTYENLDAKLVNALLGDGRASLRSLAEELDVSVTTVSNHLSDLEEQGVIDGYTPRVDYDAVGYDVTAVIQLQVEGNALPEVTDTLRDHRQMISVYEVTGDYDVIAIGKFEDTDGMNEQIKQLLTDPDIKASNTSVVLNAVCENEQFELDVEDD